The Mytilus edulis chromosome 5, xbMytEdul2.2, whole genome shotgun sequence genomic interval TGAAAATAATGCATCCAAGCAAGTTTGATATAGTACTTTTTTCCGAATGCGTCCATAAGGTAAATGGGGGTAATTCATCAATTTCACTTTGATTTCAGGCTTATTCCTCACAGTTAACATGTATACGCTATTGTTCTGGAATCACTCCTATAGACATTTGTTTAAAGCTATTATCACATTCTCTCTGGTTTTCTCTATGACATCTCTAAATATAAATCACGATCTCCAATTCTCAAAACGTCCATTGCATACGCGCGTGTGTTATCCGACACCTCGTGTGTTATCTGACACCTCATCCGGGACACTTTCCGCGTCACATGACACTTTTATTGATATCGAAGGTTTGCGCATCTGCAGACGGATGGCCGGACGAATAGAGATTTttaactattcgtccggctagccggacgaatagacaCTCCTATTAATAAAAGAATCAAAAGAACAACAAaactatataggtcaccgtgcttgttttcgagatattagccattggaattttggccggaaaatgttctctcttgacttttcatagctttatcattgataaGTTTAAgtcttcaaaaactattaaaaagtaattaaaattttataacactttaacagacagcttatcattatacatgtaaaagaattataaaaagaaaaatgtcgTAATTTCAAATAAGTAGTTGTCGAATTTGTTATTCGAGaaatcttaaatttatgtaaaaattctACGATTTTCTTACAGAAAATTTTATAAATCCGCACAAACGAAGTAACTTTTTCACAGATAAATGTTgattaataaaaatttattcggggtttaaaaaagatattttgacaGGTTAGTGATGAACTACAAAAGCAGATAGACAGATTTGAAGAATTAATGGGATATAAACCACAACATGTTGATGGCCATCAGCATGTGCATGTGCTTCCAGGTACCTCAGTCTTTTACGTCACGTCTGTCAATCAAAGATGTATtatgataaacaattttgatCGTACTTGGAATTACACAAACGATTACGTATtctacacatgtacatgtaattaagcGACCATGTAAATATCAGTGGAATATGCCCTCTTTTTAAGACGCTATATTACTACACCAAATAAGAAGGAATAAAAGGAAAACTGAAATCATTGCGTTTatcatataatttgttttatgcTAATTTAGAGTAAAGAAAAAGATgagaaaaacataaattattcaGACCATCTAGAggtatatgaaaaaaaacacgATAAACGCCAAAAATACTCTAGTCTGTTGAGACCAACAAACTCTtgattttaagaatatttaaacagatttttaaaagtatttttcctTATTTATGATaatgtagaacatgtagaactaCTCGATCTTTTCACTTATAcacgtattttttttataattgaaacgTTGGtccattaaggtggtacctaacactacagggagataactctgtaaagtttgtcaaactgctatataaccagtgtcatttttctgataaaacagttggttcaaaatttaaaaaaaaatttacatttttgtcaaagggtcaaagtaaatactttgtcaaaatttcaagaaaattaaaggagccaaattaattttagttaaagtcgtgggtaccaccttaagttgcTTGTCTGACAATCTATAATCCGTCATTTATTAGGCTATTTTTCATTCTAGGTATATGTGACATATTTGCACATGTTCTTTCACAGAATGGAATCAGAAGTACAAGATGTCCTTATGAAGATCTTAATCCTGACACTAATTATGCTTGGTTCGAAGGAGATACCAAAAAAATGGCGACTTTTATGGATGAAGTTGTGCAGCAGTCTCAACAGGCAAAACCTATTTTCCGCAGAAACGGATTATGGTAATTAAAAACGACAAATTATAATCTTCACCAGGCATAAAAAAGGAATTTAGACAGAGAAATCGTGCATCTAATCTATTAATGCATgtagaattcatttttttttaattttcagttggATAGTAATGATGTCAGCATATGCGCATTTACCATTCAAGAATGCCTTTTTACACCAATATAGACATacaaagatgtagtatgattgccaataagacaattctcaaCCATATCATATGATTAAcagcaacaaacgataaccactctATCGCAGACTTGGGACTAGCCTATTTGATATGtgacgggattaaacatgtttaatcagtacatatccaacatccaacggatttagtgtaaagacgtcattaacagtcagataAGCATGAtattgtgcaatgccaaataaatgttcatactaGTATAGCAATAATATTTAGTTGGTTTTTGATTTACATCTTCAAGTTTACCCGGATAGTATCTGAATTTGCGTGATCGATAGTATTTAATCGACGGACTCGATAGTATTTAAATTTACGGGCTCAATAAACAACATCACCGTAAAAATTAGGGCGTACTATCCCGAGTGACCAAAGGAACATCACCgtccaaaataaatgaaaattaacaatagggaacgaaaatcGTCACTTGTGTTACAAGCAGCACAAGTCTTTCTATATTTTCTCTAAGTAAAAAGTGTTGCAATTCCACGATTCGTACCAGAGCAAAAATACGCTAACCACGTACATTGTCCATTCTCATTTTTCAGCGCTTTGACCAGGACCCATCATTCAGTTTCCAGCTTctacaaattatatttattaattttctatTCCTTTAAGAATTTCTTTGATTATATTTTCCCCAATGTATGGATGTTTTGTGCATTGTCCGTCCAAAGTATGGGTTCAGACGTTTTATAAGATGAAGCTTTAATAGTTGATTCAGACATTTAAAACCAGCAGCAAATTTGGCACACATGACTCTGACATAAAGGAGCATGAAAACATGACCGTTTTGAGATGTCATTTGGAACTTTATAtgatattccgtatcaactttatATTAATGATCAGGATGATCATTCAAAGTTGTGAAGGAGGAATTGAATCATTTTCCTTCGAGGAACTACAAATcggatattattttaaaaaaaaacggtcCGATGAAAATATGttcatttttgaaaagtttgctaGAATACTAAATAATTTGTGTTCAATCGTTTGTTATTTGAGGTACGTAAGGAAGACGAAATATATTAGCAAGTGCGtttgttaaaatgtataatcGCCAATACTGTTGAATTTGTAGGTTACCGTCAGAATTTTGTGGACTTCAAACCATGGGACTTGACATGACAAAGGAGTCATTGAAAACTACACTGAAACAAACATTTCGAAATGATAACAAAGATGATATTGTTTCCTGTGAATTAATGGTACATCCTGGTTACAGGACAAAGGAAGAAGGAGGGTGTGGGACTGGGCCCGACGAATTCTCTCAATCAGATCAACGAGAGTTAGAAATGGATATTTTGTGCGATAGCGATATGATCGATTTTTATAGGGAAATGGAAATAGAGTTAGTTTCTTTTCCAAAATGTGTTCAACTTaccaatttttaaaacatttgcaaATTTCTATCTAGTTCAGCTAATGCTGATACCTTACTCGATTGCAACaaaaatgatattataataaGCCTTCAGAAATGTGTACAAAGTCAAAGATAATAGCAAATAACTTGATTACTAAATGAAAAACACTAAGcagttttaaataaattaaagacTTCATGCATATGTATTACGTTTCATTAAATAAGCATTTCCAACAGCTTTTGGGAAGAAACGGTTTTTGTATTTGACTTTGCAGATTGGTGTGTTTAAAgaattatttaacttttattgAGAGTGAATATTTGCCCGAATTCCATATCAGCAGTATCAGCAGGTTTGTATATTTAAAGCACTGGTcaaattgtaaaagtaaataaTACTAGCGGGTTGCATtctttcatgtttgtttttcgttgtcAGTTTTGATGTGAGACTTTGGTTTTCTGTTGAATTGTTCTGCATTTTGtcatgttggggccttttatagcttagtATACGATATGGGTTTAATTAATAGTTAAAGGccataccagtggcggatccagaaattttcctaAAGGGGGAAGGgggcactgactgcctaagacggggccgctccagtcatgcttcagtgattccctttataatcaaccaaatttttcccacaaaaaagggGGGCACCCTgaccccctctaaatccgcctcttcatacggtgtcagaccaccaattcaaaATCCCTATCTATTCAATCAAATTTTGCAATTTCCACAGCTTTCTTAATATTTTACCTTCACtataacttcatagaaaccaggtaaaTCCTGAATTGcacatgtatcacctttctacatgccaattttcaacccaTGTTTAAAGTCTTCTAAGAAAGAACTGCCTTTCGAAAGCAAATTACttctaaaaataacccctggttttcttgaaatcttaaattaataTACTATGGAgagcattaatcctcaatttttaatgcaaactcagaGACAAGCAAATTTTGGCTCAAGgtggtctaaatatatttttctttcatcaaAAGTTTCCTTTGTGCAAATTGGTTGCAGAATCTaggtttaatttgaaaaaaaactatttcaccTGGAAAGTTGACCACACACtgcatgttttaatttttcattattttgatataaGTTGAGATTTGTTATGATGGTCAATGAGTCGACCATCAATTAAGATGTAATCGATTACATGCCAACAAGTGACAAAGCTCAAAccatatagtaagctataaaaaaaCCTAgatataacaaaatgaaaataattcacATGAGACAACCCTTCAACGACTTGAATTATACGAAAACAATAAACGTGAAGCAATCATGGCAGTCACTTGTTTAGTGTGTGGCgcaattaaacatgtttgttagtGGTCACCCTCTCCTAACAGGAAATATGTGTTAAGGTACAACATAAAAACAGACTGCAAGAGAGTTAGAAAGCGTTTGTTTTATCGATGTAGAAAACACCGGTCTCCGCAATCTTATGTATTTTTTGATtctcaaaattttaaatcagacATTTCTATTGAACCGTAATAAAGATTTAAGTGCCCCCCGATTTGTTAAGAAGCATTTTCAGTGTATGTAATATACGAAGCGCAAAAAAGAACTAACATAAAATCAATCAATGCATAGCTTCGATATATAGTCCGGCTGATTGGTGAAATAATTGTGGGTTTGATGATAAAAGCATCAAATTTGGCATGGTAGTAGGGATGGGTATTCTAAACAATATTAGCTATGGAACCAccttgaaatttcaaaatggcggctTTTTTCAAGATGCcatcaaatatcaaaattaacaCATTTGACTAATCCTATGTTACCATATGTTTCCTTTGGTgcaaaatagtttaaaagtaGGAAACATAATTGTAATCATGAACAAataagatgtattttgtcatttgaggTATTGGTAGTCTTGTAGCTGTATATTTTGAGATATAAACTTATATcgctattttattaaattttcctttgatcttgcggACTAGAAACTAAGGACGAACATGCCTGTTGTCATGCaattaacaacgtcgtcataggttagatagcgataaacagattatcattggtcatctcaactcgattgcttttctcactttcgccgtaccggctcaagcgagaaaatcattCTCGTTGTGATTATCAATGATTATCTATAAGTAGTGTTAGCAATGTCAAAACAGTGTAAACTTGTATACCCTGATTTATTATAAACATCTTCTATATCTGCTGACTTTGAttgtaaataatgtattttgtgCTAAAACAGACTAAAGAAATTTACAGCATACTGCTAATAGCAAACAATCTGACCTAATAGAAGGAACAGGATACAAAACACTTGAAACGATTTTAGAACATTGTCAGCTAATTGAATGGTTCCTGATTTTAATTAGATAAGAATATTTAATTGACGAAATtttaattgtttggctttaaacTTGCAGCTGCACAATGCAAAGTGGCACAACATGTGtagaaataaattttcaaaacagaattaaaGATTGAAAGGCATCAAAAACAGAAAAGAAAGGGAGAGAGTGGTGACCAGGTTGGGAGTATAAGTAAAATACCACGACAACACGGCAACAATGACAATGACTAAAGATTGTATTTTTCTGTGATGATTCATCATGAAATCTACACAAAGCATCTACGTTTGAAATAGGCAAACATGTACGAAAATGTGCACTTGACTTGCAATTAAGATACAGTACTTTTGGCAAAACTAAGCACAAGAGACATGATTTCCCCCAAGAAGCAATTTATAATGTCAAGTTCCTGACCAATTTATATAATAGAGCTAGGCCACTAAAGGTAATTAGTGATGAAAGTTCAGACATCCGTATCCACGGTAATGTACTTGCGGAGCTGGTTGTGAACATAGAAGAATAATGACATTTTAATGCCTTACATACATGATCAGTTATGTTTTGTAAGCCGACTTGAGGTAGTTGGGGATGAATACTTCTCGTATTGTTTTGTctcttcatttttagccatggcgttgtcagtttattttcaatctacaagcttgactgtccctctggtatcttttgtccctcttttgaaaGCCTCAACAAGATATAAAAGAGCTTGAGGCAAAGGTGTGTCCTTCCAGATGCAAAAGTACCAGGAAACTGGGAGGCAGTTGTAAGGGTCAATGTCAATAAAATGGAGCTGTTCACATACTTAGCTGACCAATTGGTTGCTTCAGCAAGAGGGTAGGATTAACAGAATCAGATAACTACGAAAGGGACTGATGTTCTATGCAGATTATACTAAATGATACAAGTGAATTATCACCTTGCACACACGATGGAGCAGATACACGGATGATTTTGCATGTGTAAGATGCTGTAGAAGAAGCATTACAACGAGTCATATTGATGACTGTTGATACGGCTGTCCTTATTATTGcaatttctattgaaaattgaGATTGAAATTGAGGTGAATCAGTTTTGGATTGCTTTTGAAGTTTCAGATATTTAGCTGTTTATGACATCACCAAAAGTCTTCCACCTTTAAGGTCACGGGACTTTTAGTCTTTCACTCCTTTACAGGTTGTGATCAAATATCATCATTTGCCTCCAAGGGAAGAAACTTGCATGGGATACATGGCTTTTTTGGGGGAGATTACACCTGTGTTTGCAACATAATATAGAACAGCATCACCTAGTGTTATTTTAAATTCCATGCTATAGATAGAGCAATATGTTATACTGATGtatgataaaacaaatgaatTATGTACGAAGGTGAAAGATGCACGGAATGATCTATTCACTAGGAAAGAAAAGGCAATAGATAACATTTCGTCATCACCATCCGCTTTACTAGAACACACAAAACGAGCTGTTTAGATGTCAGGCCTTTGTTTGGGGAAATGTCTATAACCAAGCAGGTTCACCGTGGCGAGTGAATTGGGATGACAGAAAGACAAAATGCAGATGTTGGTACCCTATTGGACATACTTGCAACAAGCTTCAGTCTGTTGTAATTAGCTGATAGAGTGGGGCTGTAAAATTTATTATGGATGTCGTGGATGTTGTAAATGTGTGAAGGCCACACTGCTATGTATGATCACTTTGTAAATGTGGTGGGGAATGTAACAGAGACAAGATGACCAATAAATAAGTGATATAATTTGACAACTAAAGAAGTGTAAACACTTTCGAGTAGAAATGTGTTTGAAGTAAAATTTGATAGAAAACAAAAGTTGAATTTTCAAGTTAAGCAAAGTTTTTGTTTTGTCCCATGGCCAACTATTGTCCTCAGTGTAAGCCAGTACGAGTTATCGCGCATGATTTTGATTTCTTATCCGTCTGATCAGTCTTTTCTGTGTGTGATATCTTATCAAGACAACATGCTGAGTTTGTAAAGACAATGTTGACACTCGTAAATAATTTGACTACCCtaagtaaacaatattataaatatatgacaCTGTAGCATGCTAGGTTCCGCAGCATGAATACGAGTTGTATAAAGATTATAAACTGACTTTATTTCCCGAAAGATATACAATTCGATTttaccaaggaggttatattatatgttaatataacctccttgatttTACCGAATATCAAATcatgcatacaaaataaaaagtcgAAAAAGGACAAATATGAGATCATGATtaccaaacatatatatatatatatatatctttcgacGTAAACCCAAATATGAGACAGCGTAGAATTTGAATATACATACACAAACACAAACTCATTGcaacattttgcttttttattaaaagaataaattcagTCTCTGATTTTACTCTTATTTTCAGTTACCTCCCAGAATTGTTTGTTCATCAATATTTGCTCTAACTTTTCAGCCATGATTTCTGAGAGAAAAATTGGCCTTGAACACTAAATGCTTGATAGTACGTTTGCCCGCGACGATGCAGTTTAATTAATAGTACTTTTGCTCGCGACGATGCAGTTTGTTTATAAATCACAATGGAAAACACGCTACAGTACATCAACGTATTGTCCTTTAAATAGCTTTAATTTTGCTAtgtgaaaaaaagacaaatgtcgtattaataatgaataagtataaatgtacacagctaaattttcaaatttctttaaaaatgtcttcAGTTAAGACAAACTGTTTAACGATTTGAAAAGCAGCGTCTTCTATGTAAAATAAGATTGCAGATTTTGGCACTTCTATCACATTCACTGGCTACCTATAAAACAATAGACAATTTTTCAAATtggattggttttttttaaagtttggatgTTCCGAAGGGACAAAGTTTTTCTATAAAAGATCAGTTTGCAGGTGATTCATTAGTAGGTGCTGTAATGAATTTATATACTGATATTCTCAAATT includes:
- the LOC139523864 gene encoding carbohydrate deacetylase-like, with the protein product MPNYLIVNADDFGYGIERNDGIINCFKSGAISSTTMLVNGVAAEDAATKAKLAGLPTGLHLNISEGKPVCASAKTLTDSDGNLYELFTIRERVAEGRINLNEVSDELQKQIDRFEELMGYKPQHVDGHQHVHVLPGICDIFAHVLSQNGIRSTRCPYEDLNPDTNYAWFEGDTKKMATFMDEVVQQSQQAKPIFRRNGLWLPSEFCGLQTMGLDMTKESLKTTLKQTFRNDNKDDIVSCELMVHPGYRTKEEGGCGTGPDEFSQSDQRELEMDILCDSDMIDFYREMEIELVSFPKCVQLTNF